The following coding sequences are from one Aliarcobacter skirrowii CCUG 10374 window:
- the nfo gene encoding deoxyribonuclease IV: MKFIGAHVSASGGVFNAPKNAVEIGAKAFALFTKNQRQWSAKALDNKTIDLWFKELEKSKIEPKHILPHDSYLINLGHPNSEAREKSLNSFIDEVQRCEILALDRLNFHPGSHLREISEEECLNNIAESMNYALDKTRGVKLVLENTAGQGSNLGYKFEHLAYIIDKIEDKSRVGVCIDTCHMFTAGYDIRTREAYDKTWDEFSKIIGFEYLSGMHINDSKPELGSRVDRHDSLGAGQIGWDSFKFLMNDSRMDDIPLILETIDESIWAEEIKTLYSFVEN, translated from the coding sequence ATGAAATTTATAGGTGCGCATGTAAGTGCTAGTGGAGGAGTTTTTAATGCTCCAAAAAATGCTGTTGAAATTGGTGCAAAAGCTTTTGCACTATTTACAAAAAATCAAAGACAATGGAGCGCAAAAGCTCTTGATAATAAAACAATTGATTTATGGTTTAAAGAGTTAGAAAAATCAAAAATAGAACCAAAACATATTTTACCTCACGACTCTTATTTGATAAATCTTGGACATCCAAATAGTGAGGCTAGAGAGAAATCTTTAAATAGTTTTATTGATGAAGTTCAAAGATGTGAAATTTTAGCTTTAGATAGATTGAATTTTCATCCAGGAAGTCATTTAAGAGAGATTAGTGAAGAGGAGTGTTTAAATAATATTGCAGAATCTATGAACTATGCTCTTGATAAAACTAGAGGTGTAAAACTTGTACTTGAAAACACAGCTGGGCAAGGAAGTAATCTTGGATATAAATTTGAACATCTAGCTTATATAATTGATAAAATTGAAGATAAAAGTAGAGTTGGAGTATGTATTGATACTTGTCATATGTTTACAGCTGGTTATGATATAAGAACGCGTGAAGCTTATGATAAAACTTGGGATGAGTTCTCTAAAATTATAGGATTTGAGTATTTAAGTGGAATGCATATAAATGATTCAAAACCAGAGCTTGGAAGTAGAGTTGATAGACACGATAGTTTAGGAGCTGGACAAATTGGTTGGGATTCATTTAAATTTTTGATGAACGATTCAAGAATGGATGATATTCCACTTATTTTAGAGACTATTGATGAGTCTATTTGGGCAGAAGAGATAAAAACTTTATATAGTTTTGTAGAGAATTAA
- the dauA gene encoding C4-dicarboxylic acid transporter DauA yields the protein MIRSNIFSGLTVGIIALPLSMALAIATGVPPELGLYTAIIAGVLATVFGSSKVNISGPTAAFIVILIPIVQEFGISGLLLCGLMSGAILILIGLFKLGNLIELVPYPVTVGFTSGIAVVIATFQIKDFFGLTIDNFTGSYIDKLLLLFNSFSTFNIYEFLTAFTTLLILIYWRKTKSKIPAALIALGFITLVVAYVNYKFGLNISTIHSTFSYSVGNLQGSGIPPVPLQFTLPWGFLAPHEINLDLIKALLPHAIAIAILGALESLLCAVISDGMTGNKTDPNKELIGQGITNMVVPFFGGIPATAAIARTVANINSGGTTKLSSIVHSLFILVSILFIAPYISYLPMAGLSALLLMVAWNMSEVKHFINILKTAPKDDIYVLLACFSLTVLIDMQVAVAVGIGLASVLFIKRTIDLYSIELVSEDLSLHPNLPKDVLIYDINGPMFFGAAQKAMKILLNSSDKRDIVILNMKNVSLIDMTAMVALKSIIDSFETKNKKLILSGLNSRVQRKIERHMDYVTTFSNINDAIEYAKHFKNVV from the coding sequence ATGATACGAAGTAATATCTTCTCGGGTCTTACTGTTGGAATTATTGCATTGCCTTTATCTATGGCACTTGCAATTGCAACTGGAGTTCCACCTGAACTTGGTCTTTATACAGCAATAATTGCTGGTGTTTTAGCAACTGTTTTTGGAAGTAGTAAGGTAAATATTTCAGGACCAACTGCAGCTTTTATTGTAATTTTAATTCCAATAGTTCAAGAGTTTGGAATTTCAGGGCTTCTTCTTTGTGGACTTATGTCAGGAGCTATTTTAATCTTAATTGGACTTTTTAAGCTTGGAAATTTAATAGAGCTAGTTCCATATCCTGTAACAGTTGGGTTTACTTCAGGAATTGCAGTTGTAATTGCAACTTTTCAAATAAAAGATTTTTTTGGTTTAACAATTGATAATTTTACAGGAAGTTATATTGACAAGCTTCTTTTACTTTTTAACTCATTTTCTACATTTAATATTTATGAATTTTTAACAGCATTTACAACACTTTTAATATTGATTTATTGGAGAAAAACAAAAAGTAAAATACCAGCAGCTTTGATTGCTTTGGGATTTATTACTTTGGTTGTTGCTTATGTTAATTATAAGTTTGGATTAAATATTTCAACAATTCACTCAACTTTTTCATATAGTGTTGGAAATTTGCAAGGAAGTGGAATACCTCCTGTTCCTTTACAATTTACTCTTCCTTGGGGATTTCTAGCTCCACATGAGATAAATTTAGATCTTATAAAAGCTCTATTACCTCATGCAATTGCAATTGCAATATTAGGGGCTTTGGAGTCACTTTTATGTGCAGTTATTAGTGATGGTATGACTGGAAATAAAACAGATCCAAATAAAGAGTTAATTGGTCAAGGAATTACAAATATGGTTGTACCATTTTTTGGAGGAATTCCAGCAACTGCAGCAATAGCAAGAACAGTTGCAAATATAAATTCAGGTGGAACAACAAAACTATCTTCAATAGTTCACTCTCTTTTTATCTTAGTTTCAATTTTATTTATAGCTCCATATATCTCATATCTTCCAATGGCTGGATTATCAGCACTTTTACTTATGGTTGCTTGGAATATGAGTGAAGTTAAACACTTTATAAATATCCTAAAAACTGCTCCAAAAGATGATATTTATGTTCTTTTAGCTTGTTTTAGTTTAACAGTTTTAATAGATATGCAAGTTGCTGTTGCAGTTGGAATTGGTCTTGCTTCTGTGTTATTTATAAAAAGAACGATTGATTTATACTCAATTGAGCTTGTAAGTGAAGATTTAAGTTTACATCCCAATTTGCCAAAAGATGTTTTAATATATGATATAAATGGTCCTATGTTTTTTGGTGCTGCTCAAAAAGCTATGAAAATTCTTTTAAACTCAAGTGATAAAAGAGATATTGTAATTTTAAATATGAAAAATGTATCTTTAATAGATATGACGGCAATGGTTGCACTTAAATCTATAATCGATAGTTTTGAAACAAAAAATAAGAAGTTAATACTCTCAGGTTTAAATAGTAGAGTTCAAAGAAAGATAGAGAGACATATGGATTATGTTACAACTTTTTCAAATATAAATGATGCAATAGAGTATGCAAAACATTTTAAAAATGTAGTATAA
- a CDS encoding tetratricopeptide repeat protein: MFALLKFCSIFIISFIFISCSMYKSDSSLQSELDIANSCKNKSLKLEMSCYDLIAYKSSFANIRLGIYELKIGESKSAKKRFELAKESGNFYANALLANLYENGIAVKEDRDLAIKLLQDVEYKDPIAAYKISFYYFSNDNIKKGIKLLEFAANSGVKEAQKELVLIYTNNQYINEDSEKAMFYDNLYQDKKEDFSVKIYGK, encoded by the coding sequence ATGTTTGCTTTGTTGAAATTTTGTTCTATTTTTATAATATCTTTTATATTTATCTCTTGTTCTATGTATAAAAGTGATAGCTCTTTGCAAAGTGAGTTAGATATTGCAAATAGTTGTAAAAATAAGAGCTTAAAGCTTGAGATGAGTTGCTATGATTTAATAGCATATAAAAGTAGTTTCGCAAATATAAGGTTAGGAATTTATGAACTTAAAATTGGTGAATCAAAATCAGCAAAAAAAAGATTTGAACTAGCTAAAGAAAGTGGAAATTTCTATGCAAACGCACTATTAGCAAACTTATATGAAAATGGTATTGCTGTAAAAGAGGATAGAGATTTAGCAATTAAACTTCTACAAGATGTTGAATATAAAGATCCAATAGCAGCTTATAAAATATCTTTTTACTATTTTTCAAATGATAATATAAAAAAAGGAATAAAGCTTTTAGAGTTTGCAGCTAATAGTGGAGTTAAAGAGGCTCAAAAAGAGTTGGTTTTGATATATACAAATAATCAATATATAAATGAAGATAGCGAAAAAGCGATGTTTTATGATAATTTATATCAGGATAAAAAAGAAGATTTTTCTGTAAAAATCTACGGGAAATAG
- a CDS encoding ATP-binding protein, with the protein MQEVIDFLKTKDIEKTNFFNQLKCSVEEAKILQYLSKEYMNGRDVLSVIDILGQFYSIEKYEHLEKLNIIKSLLEFGWIVQIAFDQVKLNEASKFELINTSVCLSSSYLKMLESGSSEFVLPEIKDYSDHLEYLQDQFLKIDITQQLNSVKRNFDINSPSSSRLKNKLLLVENRIKERINATTNKIVLEEFFKEHNLDEQEKILFLALLKEEYSGGDGTLREMNYLLELVSNDDYEKIKYRSLLEESSTLVSKNLIDYDEVLTPFGGINRNFYIPDEILYKISHPNKKGSPVSKIKLETIIKEQEIFELSTTTKNLDDVVLNPKTKETLNNLLKQVDKSVINRLKTWGIKDKKRGIEAKIIFYGHAGTGKTITALALAKSLKKEVLSFDCSKILSMYIGESEKNVRNIFDKYKEIKEQTKSEPVLLLNEADQFLSSRSSGAGSSADKMHNQMQNIFLEQIEKFDGILIATTNLLENLDKAFSRRFNYKIEFVKPNKEQRVELWKKLIPQTLPLEKDFDFEKIAQHELTGGQIELVIKNTAYKLAISENAIFTLKDFEDQITKEKKGQFDSDIKVGFF; encoded by the coding sequence ATGCAAGAGGTAATAGATTTTTTAAAAACAAAAGATATAGAGAAAACAAACTTTTTTAATCAATTAAAATGTAGTGTTGAAGAGGCAAAAATCCTTCAATATCTCTCAAAAGAGTATATGAATGGAAGAGATGTTTTAAGTGTAATTGATATTTTAGGTCAATTTTATAGTATTGAAAAATATGAGCACCTAGAGAAATTAAACATTATAAAATCTCTTTTAGAGTTTGGTTGGATTGTTCAAATAGCTTTTGACCAAGTAAAACTAAACGAAGCTTCAAAGTTTGAGCTTATAAACACAAGTGTTTGCTTGTCTAGCTCTTATTTAAAGATGCTTGAAAGTGGAAGTAGTGAGTTTGTTTTACCTGAAATAAAAGATTATAGTGACCATTTAGAGTATCTTCAAGACCAGTTTTTAAAAATAGATATAACTCAACAACTAAATAGTGTAAAAAGAAATTTTGATATAAACTCACCTAGTTCAAGTAGGCTTAAAAACAAACTTCTACTAGTAGAAAATAGAATAAAAGAGAGAATAAACGCAACTACAAATAAGATAGTTCTTGAGGAGTTTTTTAAAGAGCATAATCTTGATGAGCAAGAAAAAATTCTATTTTTGGCACTATTAAAAGAGGAGTATAGTGGTGGAGATGGAACATTAAGAGAGATGAACTATCTTCTTGAACTTGTATCAAATGATGATTATGAAAAGATAAAATATAGAAGTTTGCTTGAAGAGAGTTCAACTTTGGTATCAAAGAATTTAATTGATTATGATGAAGTTTTAACTCCTTTTGGAGGAATAAATAGAAATTTCTATATTCCTGATGAGATTTTATACAAAATCTCTCATCCAAACAAAAAAGGTTCACCTGTTTCAAAAATTAAACTTGAAACAATAATAAAAGAGCAAGAGATTTTTGAATTAAGCACTACAACTAAAAACTTAGATGATGTTGTTTTAAATCCAAAAACAAAAGAGACTTTAAATAATCTTTTAAAACAAGTTGATAAAAGTGTTATAAATAGACTTAAAACTTGGGGAATAAAAGATAAAAAAAGAGGAATAGAGGCAAAAATAATATTCTATGGACATGCTGGAACTGGAAAAACAATAACAGCTTTAGCATTGGCAAAATCTTTAAAAAAAGAGGTTTTAAGCTTTGATTGCTCTAAAATCTTATCAATGTACATTGGTGAGAGTGAAAAAAATGTTAGAAATATTTTTGATAAATATAAAGAGATAAAAGAGCAGACGAAAAGTGAACCTGTTTTACTTTTAAATGAAGCTGATCAATTTTTAAGTTCAAGAAGTAGTGGTGCAGGAAGTAGTGCTGATAAGATGCATAATCAAATGCAAAATATATTTTTAGAACAGATTGAAAAATTTGATGGAATTTTAATAGCAACTACAAACTTGCTTGAAAATCTTGATAAGGCATTTTCAAGAAGATTTAACTATAAAATCGAGTTTGTAAAACCAAATAAAGAGCAAAGAGTTGAGCTTTGGAAAAAACTAATTCCACAGACTTTACCTTTGGAAAAAGATTTTGATTTTGAAAAAATTGCACAACATGAGTTAACAGGTGGACAAATTGAGCTTGTAATTAAAAATACAGCTTACAAACTAGCAATTAGTGAAAATGCAATATTTACTCTAAAAGATTTTGAAGATCAGATTACAAAAGAGAAAAAGGGTCAGTTTGACAGCGATATAAAAGTAGGATTTTTTTAA
- a CDS encoding menaquinone biosynthesis family protein, whose product MQQIKTISVGHSPDADDIFMYYAIKFGWISIENTKFENIALDIETLNQATLKGVYDICAISFALYPFVKDDFALLKTAVSFGEGYGPKLIKKKGAKLKRNFKVALSGEFTTNALLFKIAYPEARVTYMNFLDIENAVINGDVDAGVLIHESILTYSSVLEVEREIWDIWVELCDGEELPLPLGGMCLRRSIPLNDAIKYENALIKAVDVANKNRKTLAVMLLEKGLIRVDAPTLDKYLDLYANDNSVKLSKIQYKAIDKLFELGYKSGHYQNLLRSQDFTIPSEYEDLRNS is encoded by the coding sequence ATGCAACAAATTAAAACTATTAGTGTAGGTCACTCACCTGATGCTGATGATATTTTTATGTATTATGCTATTAAATTTGGTTGGATTAGTATAGAGAATACAAAATTTGAAAATATTGCACTTGATATAGAGACTTTAAATCAAGCCACACTAAAAGGAGTTTACGATATTTGTGCAATATCTTTTGCTCTGTATCCTTTTGTTAAAGATGATTTTGCCTTACTTAAAACTGCTGTTTCATTTGGTGAAGGGTACGGTCCAAAACTTATTAAGAAAAAAGGAGCTAAACTAAAGAGAAACTTTAAAGTAGCTCTTAGTGGAGAGTTTACTACAAATGCACTTTTATTTAAAATAGCTTATCCAGAAGCAAGAGTTACTTATATGAACTTTTTAGATATTGAAAATGCTGTAATAAATGGTGATGTTGATGCTGGAGTTTTAATTCATGAATCAATTTTAACTTATAGCAGTGTTCTTGAAGTTGAGCGTGAGATTTGGGATATTTGGGTAGAGCTATGTGATGGTGAAGAGTTACCACTTCCTCTTGGTGGAATGTGTCTTCGTCGTTCAATTCCACTTAATGATGCTATAAAATATGAAAATGCACTTATAAAAGCAGTTGATGTAGCAAATAAAAATAGAAAAACTTTAGCTGTAATGTTGCTTGAAAAAGGTTTAATAAGAGTTGATGCACCTACACTTGATAAATATTTAGACCTATATGCAAATGATAACTCTGTAAAATTAAGCAAAATTCAATATAAAGCTATAGATAAACTATTTGAATTGGGTTACAAAAGTGGTCACTATCAAAATCTTCTTCGTTCACAAGATTTTACAATTCCAAGCGAGTACGAAGATTTAAGAAATAGCTAA
- a CDS encoding UDP-N-acetylmuramate dehydrogenase, with the protein MQNYFKEIDFKRYSSIHIGCKKEVLVINEIGDYSDFQIIGRGNNLLISPKCEKKFAILGEAFDYIKEENGLLYVGCATSSGKLLTYTRKNNIASLEFLAKLPGNIGGLVKMNAGLKEWEIFNYLHSIKTKDGYIKKEDIDFSYRHTNIDSIIYEAVFNIKKGFSKEMQNEFVKMRDNQPQIASAGSCFKNPKGDFAGRLIEAVGLKGKKIGDMEFSNTHANFLVNYGNGTFDEAITLINLAKQKVKEQFDIELEEEIIILY; encoded by the coding sequence ATGCAAAACTACTTTAAAGAAATTGATTTTAAAAGATACTCTTCTATACATATTGGTTGTAAAAAAGAGGTTTTAGTAATAAATGAAATAGGCGATTATAGTGATTTTCAAATAATTGGTCGTGGAAATAATTTACTTATTTCACCAAAATGTGAAAAAAAGTTTGCAATTTTGGGTGAAGCGTTTGATTATATCAAAGAGGAAAATGGGCTTTTATATGTGGGTTGTGCTACTAGTAGTGGAAAACTTCTTACATATACAAGAAAAAATAATATTGCCTCTTTGGAGTTTTTGGCAAAGTTACCGGGAAATATTGGTGGACTTGTAAAGATGAATGCTGGATTAAAAGAGTGGGAAATTTTCAACTATCTTCACTCAATAAAAACAAAAGATGGATATATAAAAAAAGAGGATATAGATTTTTCATATAGACATACAAATATCGACTCTATTATTTATGAAGCAGTTTTTAATATCAAAAAAGGTTTTAGTAAAGAGATGCAAAATGAGTTTGTGAAAATGAGAGATAATCAACCACAAATTGCTAGTGCTGGAAGCTGTTTTAAAAATCCAAAAGGTGATTTTGCAGGACGACTTATAGAAGCTGTTGGATTAAAAGGTAAAAAGATAGGAGATATGGAGTTTTCAAATACTCATGCAAATTTTTTGGTAAACTACGGAAATGGTACATTTGATGAAGCGATAACTTTGATAAATCTAGCAAAACAAAAAGTAAAAGAGCAGTTTGATATAGAGCTTGAAGAAGAGATAATTATCCTATACTAA
- a CDS encoding glycerol kinase gives MSDLKLISTTALAKKNSLMAKDLFLKFYNYGFIDKDEADSWILTQKGISFGGTCLESKQYGKYIAWPENIDLNNFKIEMLNATKLGQYFSLSARKTNVILSELGWTKKGIKGWLITSQGEKVGGLQSEDFKSGIPYVVWPIDILNNKNLIATIEDLSGNTKQENINKEDNKKEDFREKFEAKHRATDGHFTRSKAEMLIDNWLYMFEIVHAYERKLPIEENVYCDFYIPAGKVYIEYWGYENDEKYLERKKKKQEIYKKYNLNLIELEDADIQNLDDVLPKYLLKFGVHTF, from the coding sequence ATGTCAGATTTAAAATTAATATCAACTACAGCATTAGCAAAAAAAAATTCTTTGATGGCAAAAGATTTATTTTTAAAATTTTATAATTATGGATTTATAGATAAAGATGAAGCAGATTCTTGGATATTAACTCAAAAAGGTATTTCTTTTGGAGGAACATGCTTAGAGAGTAAACAATATGGAAAATATATAGCTTGGCCAGAAAATATTGATTTAAATAACTTTAAAATAGAAATGTTAAATGCTACTAAATTAGGACAATATTTTAGTCTATCTGCACGAAAAACGAATGTTATATTATCTGAACTTGGCTGGACAAAAAAAGGTATAAAAGGTTGGCTTATAACATCTCAAGGAGAAAAAGTAGGTGGTTTACAATCTGAAGATTTTAAATCAGGTATACCGTATGTTGTTTGGCCAATAGATATTTTAAATAATAAAAATTTAATTGCAACCATTGAAGATTTAAGTGGGAATACAAAACAAGAAAATATAAATAAAGAAGATAATAAAAAAGAGGATTTTAGAGAAAAGTTTGAGGCAAAACATAGAGCAACAGATGGTCACTTTACAAGATCAAAAGCTGAAATGTTAATTGATAATTGGCTTTATATGTTTGAAATCGTTCATGCTTATGAGAGAAAATTACCAATCGAAGAGAATGTTTATTGTGATTTTTATATACCAGCTGGAAAAGTTTATATAGAGTACTGGGGATATGAAAATGATGAAAAATATTTAGAAAGAAAAAAGAAGAAACAAGAAATTTATAAAAAGTATAATTTGAATTTAATCGAATTAGAAGATGCTGATATTCAGAATTTGGATGATGTGCTACCAAAATATCTACTAAAATTCGGTGTACATACCTTTTGA
- the topA gene encoding type I DNA topoisomerase, with product MKNLVIVESPAKAKTISKFLGPDYVVMASMGHVRDLPKSTLGFDPDDNFKPNYQVSADKKKVIADLKKQISKDTTIYLAADEDREGEAIAWHLIPALKIEKNPIKRIVFHEITKDAILKALQNPRDVDQNLVDAQQARRILDRAVGYELSPLLWKKVRYGLSAGRVQSVAVKIIVDRENEIRAFVPEEYWKIKADFINPELSSELAKKDGKNIKVKNEKEARDIENSLNSGSYKLVDIEEKESTRNPAPPFTTSTLQQEASRKIGLSVAQTMMIAQQLYEGNVANIPNHTGGLITYMRTDSLNLSTVATTAAKKVIEDEYGKDYSLAKPRAFKSTAKGAQEAHEAIRPVDMSLKPSDVKAYLEPSQYRLYSLIWKRTIATQMATAKIANTTYKIEAGKNKEFEFQTKGQRIIFAGFMKAYTEGSDNPEAALDSAEKILPNIKIGTVLEIENLSSEQNFTKPPSRYTEASLVKKLESEGIGRPSTYAPTISTIQAREYVVKTEDKKLAPTPTGEIVNSFLTDHFSNIIDLGFTARIEEQFDDIAEGKKAWVDVMKSFYGDFKETIKDKEENISKSDYSQVRELGIDPKSGKPVSARVGRFGPFVQIGTKDDEEKPKFVAIPEKLNMDTITLEEALFLFNLPRVVGVDDSGNEIKANIGRFGPYLQVKTKYYSLKTDDPYTVDEQRAKEIIKEIDEAKSKALIKEFEKEKIQVLDGQYGPYIKQGRKNFKIPKTKEASNLTLEECLEIIEKDSKGVKKPARKTASKSTTTKKTTKAKKE from the coding sequence GTGAAAAATTTAGTAATAGTGGAATCACCAGCAAAAGCAAAAACAATATCAAAATTTTTAGGTCCAGATTATGTAGTTATGGCATCTATGGGGCATGTAAGAGATCTGCCAAAATCTACTTTAGGATTTGATCCAGATGATAACTTTAAACCAAACTATCAAGTAAGTGCTGATAAAAAAAAGGTTATAGCTGATTTAAAAAAACAGATCTCAAAAGATACAACAATCTACCTAGCGGCCGATGAGGATAGAGAGGGAGAGGCTATTGCTTGGCATTTGATTCCTGCACTTAAAATTGAAAAAAATCCAATAAAAAGAATAGTTTTTCACGAAATTACAAAAGATGCAATACTTAAAGCCTTACAAAATCCAAGAGATGTGGATCAAAATCTTGTAGATGCTCAACAAGCAAGAAGAATACTAGATCGTGCTGTTGGATATGAGCTTTCACCACTATTGTGGAAAAAAGTAAGATATGGTTTAAGTGCAGGAAGAGTTCAAAGTGTAGCTGTTAAAATAATTGTAGATAGAGAGAATGAAATTAGAGCTTTTGTTCCTGAAGAGTATTGGAAAATAAAAGCAGATTTTATAAACCCTGAACTTTCAAGCGAATTAGCAAAAAAAGATGGCAAAAATATCAAAGTAAAAAATGAAAAAGAGGCAAGAGATATTGAAAACTCTTTGAATAGTGGTTCATACAAACTTGTAGATATTGAAGAGAAAGAGAGCACTAGAAATCCAGCTCCGCCATTTACAACTTCAACACTACAACAAGAAGCAAGTAGAAAAATAGGTCTTAGTGTTGCTCAAACTATGATGATAGCTCAACAGCTATATGAAGGAAATGTTGCAAATATTCCAAATCATACAGGTGGTTTAATAACTTATATGAGAACTGACTCATTAAACTTATCAACTGTTGCAACAACTGCTGCTAAAAAAGTTATTGAAGATGAGTATGGAAAAGATTACTCACTAGCAAAACCAAGAGCTTTTAAATCAACAGCAAAAGGTGCTCAAGAGGCTCACGAAGCTATAAGACCTGTTGATATGAGTCTAAAACCATCTGATGTAAAAGCATATTTAGAGCCTTCTCAATATAGACTTTATAGTTTAATTTGGAAAAGAACAATAGCTACTCAAATGGCTACTGCAAAAATTGCAAATACAACATATAAAATAGAAGCAGGAAAAAATAAAGAGTTTGAATTTCAAACAAAGGGTCAAAGAATTATTTTTGCTGGATTTATGAAAGCTTACACAGAAGGTAGTGATAATCCTGAAGCTGCACTTGATAGTGCTGAAAAAATATTACCAAATATCAAGATCGGAACAGTTTTAGAGATAGAAAATTTAAGTAGTGAACAAAACTTTACAAAACCACCTTCAAGATACACTGAAGCTAGTTTGGTTAAAAAACTTGAGAGCGAAGGAATTGGAAGACCTTCAACTTATGCTCCAACAATTTCAACTATTCAAGCGCGTGAGTATGTAGTAAAAACCGAAGATAAAAAATTAGCTCCAACACCAACAGGAGAGATTGTAAATAGTTTTTTAACTGATCACTTCTCAAATATTATTGATTTAGGATTTACAGCACGTATTGAAGAGCAGTTTGATGATATAGCAGAAGGTAAAAAAGCTTGGGTTGATGTAATGAAAAGCTTTTATGGTGATTTTAAAGAGACTATAAAAGATAAAGAGGAGAATATTAGTAAATCTGATTATTCACAAGTAAGAGAGCTTGGAATTGACCCAAAATCTGGAAAACCTGTAAGTGCAAGAGTTGGAAGATTTGGACCTTTTGTTCAAATTGGTACAAAAGATGATGAAGAGAAACCAAAATTTGTGGCAATTCCTGAAAAACTAAATATGGATACTATTACACTTGAAGAAGCACTATTTTTATTCAATCTTCCAAGAGTTGTTGGAGTTGATGATAGTGGAAATGAGATTAAAGCAAATATTGGAAGATTTGGTCCATATTTACAAGTTAAAACAAAATATTATTCACTAAAAACTGATGACCCTTATACGGTAGATGAGCAAAGGGCAAAAGAGATTATAAAAGAGATTGATGAGGCTAAAAGTAAAGCTTTAATAAAAGAGTTTGAAAAAGAGAAAATTCAAGTTTTAGATGGACAATATGGACCATATATAAAACAAGGTAGAAAGAATTTCAAAATACCAAAAACAAAAGAGGCTTCAAATCTTACTTTAGAGGAGTGTTTGGAAATAATTGAAAAAGATAGTAAGGGGGTTAAAAAACCTGCTAGAAAAACAGCTTCAAAAAGTACAACTACAAAAAAAACTACTAAGGCTAAAAAAGAGTAG
- a CDS encoding metallophosphoesterase family protein — protein sequence MKIAIVSDSHFKVDYLKSAIEFLKKEDCEYLIHAGDICTVDSLEVLKNCGLKYICVFGNNDKNLYEFSNNYNIKKEPYYFKIEDKSFKLMHLPMHLTPNTDIIIFGHTHEFDCQYINRKLFLNPGEICAREKEFIECAKLEINANEYIITRYFKKIDEDNFMKEEFRYEQ from the coding sequence ATGAAAATAGCCATTGTCTCAGATAGCCACTTTAAAGTAGATTATTTAAAGAGTGCTATTGAATTTTTAAAAAAAGAAGATTGCGAGTATCTAATTCATGCAGGAGATATTTGCACAGTTGATTCTTTAGAAGTTTTGAAAAATTGTGGATTAAAATATATTTGTGTTTTTGGAAATAATGATAAAAATCTTTATGAATTTAGCAACAACTACAATATAAAAAAAGAGCCATATTATTTTAAAATAGAAGATAAAAGTTTTAAACTTATGCACCTTCCAATGCACTTAACTCCCAATACAGATATCATAATTTTTGGTCACACTCATGAATTTGATTGCCAATATATAAACAGAAAACTATTTTTAAATCCTGGTGAAATTTGTGCTAGGGAAAAAGAGTTTATAGAGTGTGCAAAACTAGAGATTAATGCAAATGAGTATATAATCACAAGATATTTTAAAAAAATAGATGAAGATAATTTTATGAAAGAAGAGTTTAGATATGAACAATAA